One segment of Rickettsiales bacterium DNA contains the following:
- a CDS encoding OmpW family outer membrane protein yields MKKTALFGSLLMATTLFTGVAQADSLANADRWAKERFMLRGRVIGVVPQEDSSTNIGGHVTADAAIVPELDLTYFFTDHISAELIAAITPHDMGAKNTSLGNLSLGDVWLLPPTLTAQYHFNPHGEIRPYAGAGLGYIMYFDETPGAVTNIKYDDGIAYVLQAGVDIPVDEHWAVNLDVKKLFHNVDVTINGGAVTADVDLDPWIIGAGVGYRF; encoded by the coding sequence ATGAAAAAGACGGCACTATTTGGATCACTTTTAATGGCAACCACTCTGTTTACTGGCGTGGCTCAGGCAGACTCACTCGCTAACGCGGATAGATGGGCGAAAGAGCGCTTTATGCTTCGAGGTCGGGTGATTGGAGTCGTTCCACAAGAGGATAGTTCCACCAATATTGGCGGTCATGTCACTGCCGATGCTGCAATAGTGCCAGAACTGGACCTGACATACTTCTTCACTGATCATATTTCCGCAGAGCTTATTGCTGCCATCACCCCGCATGATATGGGCGCAAAAAACACCTCACTCGGCAATCTAAGTTTGGGTGACGTATGGTTATTGCCTCCGACACTAACCGCACAATACCACTTTAACCCACATGGCGAGATACGCCCTTATGCCGGTGCTGGCTTGGGTTATATTATGTATTTTGATGAGACCCCTGGCGCAGTGACTAACATCAAGTATGATGACGGCATTGCTTATGTGCTGCAAGCAGGAGTCGATATCCCCGTCGATGAACATTGGGCCGTGAACCTAGACGTGAAAAAACTTTTCCACAATGTAGATGTCACCATTAATGGCGGTGCGGTTACCGCAGATGTCGACCTTGACCCTTGGATTATTGGTGCGGGTGTAGGATATCGCTTCTAG
- a CDS encoding DUF4040 domain-containing protein gives MMMLLLFSIFLLTLLVITAIAIVRTPNLFVAVMLMGIFSLLMSVNFFILDAADVALTEAAVGAGISTVLFLSALALTSHNEHPIKRNRWFPLIVVTAVTLTLTYATLDQPQLGDPEAPVHQHVAPWYLENTQALMDIPNVVTAVLGSFRGYDTLGEVMVVFTAAMGVMLLLGPLSTARSISPTSGLRRHLIPRVVGRLLVPFIVLFGLYVQFHGDFGPGGGFQAGALIAAAFILYALLEGEGQALKVLPAGVITGMLAGGLFLYGTVGLFGILLGGNFLDYSVLAVDPVAGQHLGILLIEAGVGITVCGALLFIFHAFAAREVQ, from the coding sequence ATGATGATGCTATTGCTCTTTAGTATATTTTTGCTGACCTTATTGGTGATTACCGCCATCGCAATTGTGCGGACACCGAATTTGTTTGTGGCGGTGATGTTGATGGGAATTTTTAGCCTGCTCATGTCCGTGAACTTCTTTATTCTCGATGCCGCAGATGTTGCTTTGACTGAAGCAGCGGTTGGCGCGGGTATTTCTACGGTGCTATTTCTCAGCGCACTGGCGCTGACGTCCCATAATGAGCATCCGATCAAACGAAACCGTTGGTTTCCTTTGATCGTGGTGACCGCGGTAACGCTCACGCTTACCTACGCGACGCTTGATCAGCCACAACTTGGCGACCCTGAAGCGCCTGTGCATCAGCATGTGGCGCCTTGGTATCTGGAAAACACTCAAGCTCTCATGGATATTCCCAACGTGGTAACGGCGGTGCTTGGCAGTTTCCGTGGCTATGATACATTGGGTGAGGTCATGGTCGTCTTTACGGCGGCTATGGGTGTTATGCTGCTTTTAGGGCCCTTATCGACCGCCCGTTCTATTTCGCCGACCTCGGGGCTGCGGCGTCATTTGATCCCTCGTGTGGTTGGGCGGTTGTTGGTTCCGTTTATTGTGCTTTTTGGCTTATATGTTCAGTTTCATGGCGACTTTGGTCCCGGTGGCGGCTTCCAAGCCGGTGCCCTCATCGCTGCGGCATTTATCCTATATGCGTTATTAGAAGGCGAGGGGCAGGCGTTGAAAGTGCTACCTGCAGGAGTCATCACAGGCATGCTGGCTGGCGGCCTTTTTCTATATGGCACGGTAGGCTTGTTCGGGATTCTCTTGGGTGGGAACTTCCTTGATTACTCTGTCCTTGCGGTAGACCCCGTTGCGGGGCAACATTTGGGGATTTTACTGATTGAAGCGGGTGTGGGGATTACGGTGTGTGGCGCGCTGTTGTTCATTTTCCATGCCTTTGCTGCGCGTGAGGTGCAATAA
- the ccoS gene encoding cbb3-type cytochrome oxidase assembly protein CcoS: MDILLILIPAALLLGLIALAGFMWSLKNNQYDDLEGAAHRILMDEDDNPPTD, from the coding sequence ATGGATATCCTGCTCATCCTCATCCCTGCGGCTTTATTACTGGGTTTAATCGCGCTAGCAGGCTTTATGTGGTCGCTCAAAAATAATCAATATGATGATTTGGAAGGTGCCGCTCACCGTATTCTAATGGATGAAGATGATAATCCTCCTACCGATTGA
- a CDS encoding monovalent cation/H+ antiporter complex subunit F, with translation MYIVVSIAIFITMALALVRGIAGPSMYDRVLAVNMFGTKTVLFLSVLAFLYGRPDFLDLALAYALINFIGVLAVLEFFQNAQIRREENGPTEEVET, from the coding sequence ATGTATATTGTTGTTTCTATTGCAATTTTTATCACAATGGCTTTAGCGCTTGTCCGTGGCATTGCTGGACCAAGTATGTATGATCGGGTGCTTGCCGTTAACATGTTCGGGACTAAAACCGTGCTGTTTTTATCTGTTCTAGCCTTCTTATATGGTCGTCCGGACTTTCTGGATTTAGCGCTGGCCTACGCGTTGATCAATTTTATCGGCGTGCTTGCGGTGTTGGAGTTCTTTCAGAATGCCCAAATCCGCCGAGAAGAAAATGGACCGACGGAAGAGGTGGAAACATGA
- a CDS encoding monovalent cation/H+ antiporter subunit D family protein, which translates to MSSDLSIIFALALPLLGALGIAFAGQARPNLRESITLATAVGLMLIVWNLLPVVLGGGRPSFELTELLPGLSIAFHIEPLGMIFALLASLLWVVNSVYSIGYMRGNKERHQTRFYVCFAIALSAVMGIAFSSNLLTLLLFYEILTFSTYPLVAHKGDPATVKSARVYFGILVGTSIGLLLPAILWTYHLTGTLEFTPGGIMEGHITGPVVGVLLALYVFGVGKAAVMPVHRWLPAAMVAPTPVSALLHAVAVVKAGVFTISKVIIYIFGTEFLASQPSADWLLYIAAFTIIAASVVAMKQTNLKRMLAYSTIAQLSYVVLAIAIFQPLSEMAAALHIVAHGFGKITLFFAAGSIYIACRKTELGQLRGIGRRMPWTMTAFTIGALSMIGIPMTAGFVSKWYLLLGALQADSYIAIFTIIVSTLLNAVYFLPILYMAWFQTEKTAPRIDHGEAPLPIVIALMITATLTLAFFLYNQPVLDLAVQIAGSSQ; encoded by the coding sequence ATGAGTTCTGATCTCTCTATTATATTTGCGCTAGCGCTGCCGCTGCTTGGAGCATTGGGTATCGCCTTTGCCGGACAAGCGCGCCCTAATTTACGTGAATCGATAACGCTGGCCACTGCAGTGGGCTTGATGCTCATCGTATGGAACCTGTTACCTGTAGTTCTTGGAGGAGGGCGTCCTTCTTTTGAGTTAACGGAGTTACTACCCGGTCTTTCGATTGCCTTCCATATCGAACCGTTGGGGATGATATTTGCCCTATTAGCATCGTTATTGTGGGTGGTGAATTCGGTCTATTCGATCGGATATATGCGCGGCAATAAGGAGCGCCACCAGACTCGGTTTTATGTGTGTTTTGCCATTGCGCTTTCAGCGGTGATGGGGATTGCTTTTTCGAGTAACCTGCTCACCTTACTGCTATTTTATGAGATATTGACCTTCTCCACCTATCCGTTAGTGGCGCATAAAGGCGATCCGGCGACGGTGAAGTCTGCGCGCGTTTATTTCGGTATCCTCGTTGGCACGTCGATCGGGCTGTTGCTGCCAGCCATCCTATGGACCTATCATTTGACAGGCACGCTTGAGTTTACCCCAGGTGGTATCATGGAAGGGCATATCACAGGGCCTGTTGTGGGCGTGTTGTTAGCGCTCTATGTTTTCGGTGTGGGTAAAGCGGCGGTGATGCCTGTTCATCGCTGGTTGCCAGCCGCGATGGTGGCACCGACGCCGGTCAGTGCCTTGCTCCATGCTGTTGCTGTTGTTAAGGCGGGCGTGTTTACGATTAGTAAAGTTATCATTTATATTTTTGGCACTGAATTTTTAGCATCCCAACCGAGTGCAGATTGGTTGCTTTATATCGCGGCCTTTACCATTATCGCGGCGAGTGTGGTCGCGATGAAGCAGACGAATCTCAAGCGTATGCTTGCTTATTCGACTATTGCCCAACTTTCCTATGTGGTGCTAGCGATCGCTATTTTTCAACCCCTGTCTGAAATGGCAGCTGCGCTGCATATTGTTGCGCATGGGTTCGGTAAAATTACTCTCTTTTTTGCTGCGGGCAGTATCTATATTGCATGCCGAAAAACCGAACTTGGCCAGCTTCGAGGGATTGGAAGGCGTATGCCTTGGACGATGACGGCCTTTACCATTGGTGCGCTCAGCATGATTGGTATTCCTATGACAGCTGGGTTTGTTTCGAAATGGTATTTGTTATTGGGTGCGCTGCAGGCGGATAGCTATATTGCAATTTTCACGATTATTGTCAGTACGCTATTGAACGCAGTATACTTTCTACCGATCCTGTATATGGCATGGTTCCAGACTGAGAAAACAGCGCCAAGAATTGATCATGGTGAGGCGCCGCTGCCGATAGTGATTGCGCTGATGATCACTGCGACGCTGACGCTGGCATTCTTTTTATATAACCAACCTGTACTCGATTTGGCAGTACAGATTGCTGGGAGCTCACAATGA
- a CDS encoding DUF465 domain-containing protein, producing MSHTPHELADEFPKQADKIHELKSNNTHFSKLADDHHTLNREIHRIETNIEPASDEVLENLKKKRLAILDEVTSF from the coding sequence ATGAGTCATACACCCCACGAATTAGCCGATGAGTTTCCAAAACAGGCCGATAAAATTCATGAACTAAAAAGCAATAACACACATTTCTCCAAATTAGCCGATGATCACCATACCTTAAATCGTGAAATTCACCGTATCGAGACTAACATTGAACCTGCAAGCGATGAAGTGCTTGAGAATCTCAAGAAAAAACGATTGGCTATTTTAGATGAAGTCACGAGTTTTTAA
- the mnhG gene encoding monovalent cation/H(+) antiporter subunit G, producing the protein MIHAIDILSWILLSAGGIFILIGGIGVLRLPDLYTRMHAASLTDAMGTILILTGVMLQAGLTLATIKLVAILVFLLLTGPTSSYALANTALLSGLKPFSALAAEGESED; encoded by the coding sequence ATGATCCACGCCATTGATATTCTAAGCTGGATTTTGCTCTCTGCAGGCGGAATCTTTATTTTAATCGGTGGTATTGGCGTACTGCGCTTGCCAGACCTTTACACACGTATGCATGCGGCCAGCCTGACAGATGCCATGGGCACCATTCTCATTTTGACAGGAGTCATGCTGCAGGCAGGTTTGACGCTTGCGACCATCAAGCTAGTAGCGATTTTGGTGTTCTTGCTTCTGACGGGGCCTACTTCCTCTTATGCATTGGCGAATACGGCTCTGTTATCGGGCCTTAAGCCTTTTTCAGCACTCGCTGCTGAAGGTGAGTCGGAGGATTGA
- a CDS encoding cation:proton antiporter subunit C yields MEFLGLYNYWVFAILLMIGFYAVIVKSNLIKKLIGLSIFQSAVFLLYITMNKVEGGTAPIIEAGATDQIFSNPLPQVLILTAIVVGISTTAMGLAIVVRIKESYGTIEEHEIIEIGERS; encoded by the coding sequence ATGGAATTTCTGGGACTTTATAATTATTGGGTGTTCGCGATACTGCTGATGATCGGCTTTTATGCCGTTATTGTGAAAAGCAATTTGATTAAAAAATTGATTGGCTTGTCTATTTTTCAATCCGCCGTGTTCTTGCTGTATATTACGATGAACAAGGTGGAAGGCGGAACGGCCCCTATCATCGAGGCCGGTGCCACCGATCAAATTTTCTCGAACCCCTTACCCCAAGTGCTTATTCTGACGGCCATTGTGGTGGGTATATCGACCACGGCGATGGGCCTTGCGATTGTTGTTCGCATTAAGGAATCCTACGGGACGATTGAAGAACATGAAATTATCGAGATTGGTGAGCGCTCATGA
- a CDS encoding monovalent cation/H+ antiporter subunit D family protein, with protein sequence MILEAHLIALQVVLPMLAAPIVALVRVPGMPWAAATVTSLMAFAIAVSLAGSILQGEEVVYAMGSWLAPYGIELNLGAFGALLLLITTGGSSFALLAGKRSIEATVDKGRQPAFYAVWLVALTGMSGILVAGDVFNIFVFMEITSLATYALLAAGSDRRALTSAFKYLIIGTIGATFYLIGVGLIYMMTGTLNLADMAVRIQDVAEVRPVLAAAGFITVGLAIKAALFPLHAWLPNSYTYAPHMVTAFLATCSTKVAMFVLLQFDFLVFQPNLIGHEIQFTGFLMPLAVLAILVASSIAIYERNLKRLLAYSSIAQIGYIMLGASFVTYAGLNAGILHIFNHALAKGALFLAVACLATRFAELRLENIRGAARSMPWTMAAFACAGLSLIGIPGTAGFISKWYLISAALDEGALGKGLIVVILVSSLMAVIYIWRVIEATYFGNQEASEAGASATTVVKMGEAPFWMLVITWAAVLLNFYFGLDPSLPLSLSGDAAKTLLEPLQ encoded by the coding sequence ATGATCTTAGAAGCCCATCTTATCGCCTTACAGGTGGTTCTGCCTATGCTTGCTGCTCCGATTGTGGCGCTCGTTCGCGTTCCGGGGATGCCTTGGGCTGCGGCCACCGTGACCAGCCTTATGGCATTTGCGATTGCAGTTTCGCTTGCAGGTTCCATCCTGCAGGGTGAAGAGGTCGTTTATGCAATGGGTTCATGGCTGGCGCCTTACGGGATTGAACTGAATCTTGGTGCTTTTGGTGCCTTGTTGTTGTTGATCACGACGGGGGGCTCAAGCTTCGCGCTGCTTGCCGGGAAACGCAGTATTGAAGCCACGGTTGATAAGGGCCGTCAACCCGCTTTCTATGCGGTCTGGTTGGTTGCATTAACCGGTATGTCGGGTATTTTGGTCGCGGGTGATGTTTTCAATATTTTTGTATTTATGGAAATTACGTCACTGGCGACTTATGCATTGCTTGCTGCTGGTTCGGATCGCAGAGCCCTGACTTCCGCCTTCAAATACCTGATCATTGGAACGATAGGCGCGACCTTTTATCTGATTGGTGTCGGGCTTATTTATATGATGACGGGCACGCTCAATTTGGCGGATATGGCGGTACGAATTCAGGATGTGGCCGAAGTTAGACCGGTGTTGGCGGCGGCTGGTTTCATTACCGTGGGCCTTGCTATCAAGGCGGCTTTATTCCCCTTACATGCTTGGCTCCCCAATAGCTATACCTACGCTCCGCATATGGTGACTGCGTTTTTGGCTACATGCTCTACCAAAGTCGCGATGTTTGTCCTTTTGCAATTTGACTTTCTTGTGTTCCAGCCGAATCTTATAGGTCACGAAATTCAGTTCACAGGGTTCCTGATGCCGCTGGCTGTGCTTGCTATTTTGGTGGCTTCAAGTATCGCCATTTATGAGCGTAATTTGAAACGGCTGCTGGCCTATTCATCAATCGCGCAGATCGGGTATATCATGCTAGGCGCGAGTTTTGTGACCTATGCCGGGTTGAATGCCGGAATCTTACATATCTTTAATCACGCGCTAGCGAAGGGCGCGTTGTTCCTTGCGGTCGCTTGTCTTGCCACTCGCTTTGCCGAACTAAGGTTAGAAAATATTCGTGGTGCGGCGCGTTCGATGCCCTGGACCATGGCGGCCTTCGCTTGTGCAGGGCTTAGTTTAATCGGCATTCCCGGGACGGCTGGTTTTATCAGTAAGTGGTATTTGATTTCTGCGGCTTTGGATGAAGGCGCTTTGGGCAAAGGATTAATTGTTGTTATTCTCGTCAGCTCTCTGATGGCGGTCATTTATATCTGGCGAGTGATTGAAGCTACCTATTTTGGCAATCAAGAAGCCTCGGAAGCGGGCGCGAGTGCCACCACGGTTGTGAAGATGGGAGAAGCTCCGTTTTGGATGCTCGTGATCACTTGGGCTGCGGTGCTGCTGAACTTCTATTTCGGCCTTGATCCTTCCTTACCGCTCTCACTCTCAGGGGACGCCGCAAAAACATTATTGGAGCCACTGCAATGA
- a CDS encoding FixH family protein, translating into MEAVKPKKSDKYIPYYFVAFFIFLAMADGVFVYLATSTHTGVVKEQAYEKGLDYNNLIDAKAAQDTLNWKSSLTLQGEALTATLSDAENTPLKDAKVTAHLTRPTQGGYDFSATLTPQDNKHYTALIDFPLKGQWDATLIVLWNQHSYQKRTRLIVQ; encoded by the coding sequence ATGGAAGCCGTAAAGCCTAAAAAATCGGATAAATATATTCCCTATTACTTCGTTGCCTTCTTTATATTTCTGGCAATGGCAGATGGGGTATTTGTCTATCTCGCCACCTCAACCCATACCGGTGTCGTGAAAGAACAAGCTTATGAAAAAGGATTGGATTACAACAACCTCATTGACGCAAAAGCCGCTCAAGATACTCTGAATTGGAAAAGCAGCCTAACGCTCCAAGGAGAGGCACTCACTGCCACGCTGAGCGATGCCGAAAACACTCCTCTCAAAGACGCAAAGGTAACGGCACATTTAACCCGCCCCACTCAGGGTGGATATGATTTCTCAGCGACCCTAACCCCTCAGGATAATAAGCACTATACTGCACTTATAGATTTCCCACTAAAAGGACAATGGGACGCCACCCTCATCGTATTATGGAATCAGCACTCTTACCAAAAACGCACCCGCTTGATCGTACAATGA
- a CDS encoding Na(+)/H(+) antiporter subunit D, whose protein sequence is MMIELFSPGLILILGALFVGLTRGSLQAAFVLLLPLLTLWAIWQIPNGVAGTLSFLDYTLEPVEGGEFRRVFASAFAIAVFVGALFAFRHARTQELAAAFVYAGAAIGAAFAGDLITLFVFWEVMAVGSTIIVWCGGTPSAQKAGLRYAVMHLLGGVILMVGIASVAIQTGSVDIQAMRATDFGTWMILIGILINTAAPPVSSWLADAYPESSPTGAVFLSAFTTKTAVLMLILLFPGEPILIGIGLYMVFYGIIYALLENDARRILAYSIINQVGFMVCAVGIGTEMALNGAAAHAFAHIVYKGLLFMSAGAVLYRTGMRRCTDLGGLFRTMPLTCICGIIGALAISSFPLTSGFTTKTLISEAAVSEGLIAVYFLLAAASAGVFLHAGIKFPWFVFFNRDSGLRPKEAPWNMSAAMVIFAAICILLGGFPQWLYAMLPYPVEYEAYKPGKVLYYLQLLLFSGLAFFLLLPMMRRTVTITLDFDWFWRRPFLGKIVKVAEGMLNVALVIPRGLNSLLSAALRQKESFSGFDKQLSRSWTIGATATWIAVLLAGYIVVYYV, encoded by the coding sequence ATGATGATTGAGCTTTTCTCACCTGGATTGATCCTTATTCTAGGGGCGCTTTTTGTGGGGCTGACACGAGGGAGCCTGCAGGCGGCTTTTGTATTGCTATTGCCATTGCTGACGCTTTGGGCCATTTGGCAAATTCCCAATGGTGTGGCGGGAACGTTAAGTTTTCTCGATTACACTCTGGAGCCGGTTGAGGGCGGGGAGTTTAGGCGTGTCTTTGCCTCTGCCTTTGCGATTGCCGTTTTTGTGGGTGCACTTTTTGCATTTCGACACGCCCGCACGCAGGAATTGGCTGCCGCGTTCGTTTATGCCGGGGCGGCGATTGGTGCCGCCTTTGCCGGTGATTTGATCACTCTCTTTGTTTTTTGGGAAGTCATGGCCGTGGGATCGACCATCATTGTGTGGTGCGGCGGAACGCCATCCGCTCAAAAGGCAGGGCTGCGCTATGCGGTGATGCATCTGCTGGGAGGGGTGATTCTGATGGTTGGTATTGCGAGCGTTGCTATCCAGACGGGTTCGGTTGATATCCAAGCCATGCGTGCGACCGACTTTGGCACCTGGATGATTCTGATTGGTATCTTAATTAATACGGCGGCGCCGCCCGTCTCGTCATGGCTTGCAGATGCCTATCCTGAATCTAGTCCGACGGGGGCAGTCTTCTTATCTGCATTCACCACCAAAACTGCCGTATTGATGCTTATTCTGTTATTCCCGGGGGAGCCGATTCTGATTGGTATCGGCCTCTACATGGTTTTTTATGGCATTATTTATGCGCTTTTAGAAAATGACGCGCGGCGCATTCTTGCCTATTCTATTATCAATCAGGTAGGCTTTATGGTCTGCGCGGTTGGTATTGGTACCGAGATGGCTCTCAATGGTGCCGCCGCTCATGCCTTTGCGCATATTGTTTATAAAGGACTATTATTCATGAGTGCGGGTGCGGTGTTATATCGTACAGGTATGCGTCGATGTACCGATTTAGGGGGGCTGTTTAGAACCATGCCACTAACCTGTATTTGCGGTATTATTGGTGCCTTGGCGATCTCGAGCTTTCCGCTGACTTCTGGCTTTACGACCAAAACACTTATTTCTGAGGCCGCAGTTTCAGAGGGACTTATTGCAGTGTATTTCTTGCTTGCAGCAGCCTCTGCTGGGGTGTTTCTTCATGCTGGGATTAAGTTTCCTTGGTTTGTGTTCTTTAATCGCGATTCCGGGCTTCGGCCAAAGGAAGCGCCTTGGAATATGTCGGCGGCCATGGTTATTTTTGCCGCTATTTGCATTTTGTTAGGGGGCTTCCCACAGTGGCTCTATGCGATGTTACCTTATCCGGTTGAGTATGAGGCTTATAAGCCGGGCAAGGTGCTTTATTATCTGCAATTGCTGCTATTTTCAGGTTTAGCTTTCTTCTTACTGCTGCCTATGATGCGACGTACCGTAACGATCACACTCGATTTCGACTGGTTCTGGAGAAGGCCATTCTTGGGAAAAATTGTAAAAGTCGCTGAGGGAATGCTGAATGTCGCTTTGGTCATCCCGCGTGGATTGAACTCTCTACTCAGCGCCGCCCTACGTCAGAAAGAAAGCTTTTCAGGCTTTGATAAACAACTTTCTAGATCATGGACCATTGGTGCGACTGCCACTTGGATAGCCGTGTTATTAGCCGGTTATATTGTGGTCTATTATGTGTGA
- a CDS encoding heavy metal translocating P-type ATPase, giving the protein MGRHPHRIMESALLPKTHPLDRTMSLCAHCGKIAPSGQDYCCNGCNAAAEILHETGQFSAFAQQDTTGEHHLVLTVEGIHCASCIQLIENALLSEKFVTHARVNMSTKRLQFSWSGKTSLGDQLAQKVEKLGYKLTAFDANQSQTNEQDEQKSLLRCIAVAGFAMGNIMLLSVVLWSSSIEVMGLATRDLMHWISALIALPAIAYAGQPFFSSAWSVLRQAHTNMDVPISLAVLLASSMSLWETFRHGEHVYFDSAVMLLFFLLIGRYLDARARGKARESAQDLLAMLRGTATVIEGNKQRITPIKELHSGMQCHIAVGEKIPADCIILSGESELDTSLITGETVPRSVQTGDSIFAGTLNLSSPLTIEISKPSEDSLLSDIVKLLEQAEQGQAHYVKLADKAARLYTPVVHSLGLLTFLGWWLGMGMAWQEALMIAVTVLIITCPCALGLAVPVVQLLASGKLMKRGILLKSGDALERLASITHVIFDKTGTLTMEKPKLNNHSDELPLAASLAAHSRHPYSQAISMAYEGKLLSLEAVEEIPGKGVEAFRDGKNIRLGKMDWCNGQESSSYDGPQIWLAIEGTEATSFHLTDPLRADALAVTSSLADASLSLQLLSGDRASTVNQVADELNISQCQATLSPIDKTKVIQQHQHDGHKVLMVGDGLNDAPALASATVSMSPSSAMDITQNTADIIFQGDSLVPILTAWQVAKHATLLVKQNFALAVMYNLIAIPLAVLGHVTPLIAALAMSASSLLVIGNSFRINWEGK; this is encoded by the coding sequence ATGGGACGCCACCCTCATCGTATTATGGAATCAGCACTCTTACCAAAAACGCACCCGCTTGATCGTACAATGAGCCTGTGTGCTCACTGTGGAAAGATAGCGCCTAGCGGGCAGGATTATTGCTGCAATGGCTGCAATGCGGCGGCAGAAATATTGCACGAAACCGGTCAATTCTCGGCATTCGCACAACAGGATACAACCGGCGAACATCACCTGGTTCTGACGGTAGAAGGAATCCACTGTGCCTCCTGCATTCAGCTGATTGAGAATGCATTACTAAGTGAAAAATTCGTTACCCATGCCCGCGTTAATATGAGCACCAAACGCCTGCAATTTAGCTGGTCGGGCAAAACTTCATTAGGCGATCAATTAGCCCAGAAAGTTGAAAAACTCGGCTATAAACTCACCGCCTTTGATGCCAACCAAAGCCAAACCAATGAGCAAGACGAACAAAAATCTCTATTGCGTTGCATTGCCGTAGCCGGCTTTGCCATGGGTAATATCATGCTGCTTTCCGTGGTTTTATGGAGTTCATCCATCGAAGTGATGGGCCTCGCCACACGCGATCTAATGCATTGGATCTCCGCGCTTATCGCCCTACCCGCCATTGCCTATGCCGGTCAACCGTTCTTTTCCTCCGCATGGAGCGTGTTACGCCAAGCCCACACCAATATGGATGTCCCCATCTCGCTTGCCGTCTTACTGGCCAGTAGTATGAGCCTGTGGGAAACCTTCCGCCACGGCGAGCATGTCTATTTTGACTCAGCGGTAATGTTGTTATTCTTCCTGCTGATTGGTCGTTACTTGGATGCGCGGGCACGTGGAAAAGCGCGTGAATCGGCGCAAGATTTACTGGCTATGTTACGGGGCACCGCTACCGTCATTGAAGGAAACAAACAACGCATTACACCGATCAAGGAACTGCATAGCGGCATGCAATGTCACATCGCAGTTGGCGAGAAAATTCCAGCCGATTGCATCATCCTCTCCGGCGAATCTGAGCTAGATACCAGCCTTATTACGGGTGAAACGGTGCCGCGATCCGTACAGACGGGCGATTCCATTTTTGCCGGCACTCTCAACCTATCATCCCCGCTGACGATCGAAATTTCTAAACCCAGCGAGGACAGTTTACTAAGCGATATCGTCAAACTGCTGGAGCAAGCCGAACAAGGACAAGCGCATTATGTAAAACTGGCTGACAAGGCCGCACGACTCTATACCCCCGTCGTGCATAGCCTCGGCCTACTCACCTTCCTTGGCTGGTGGTTAGGCATGGGCATGGCATGGCAAGAGGCACTGATGATTGCCGTGACGGTGTTGATTATCACCTGCCCTTGTGCGCTAGGCTTGGCCGTTCCTGTCGTGCAACTCCTCGCCAGCGGCAAACTGATGAAGCGGGGTATCTTGCTAAAATCCGGCGATGCATTAGAACGATTAGCCAGTATTACCCATGTCATATTCGATAAAACCGGCACACTCACCATGGAGAAGCCAAAGCTAAACAATCACAGCGACGAGCTCCCTCTCGCTGCCTCACTCGCCGCACATAGCCGTCACCCTTATTCGCAAGCAATCAGTATGGCTTATGAGGGAAAGCTCCTGTCATTGGAAGCCGTGGAGGAAATCCCCGGCAAAGGGGTCGAAGCATTCCGCGATGGCAAGAACATCCGCTTGGGCAAAATGGACTGGTGTAACGGGCAAGAAAGCAGCAGCTATGATGGCCCGCAAATATGGCTGGCCATTGAGGGCACAGAAGCAACCAGCTTCCATCTTACCGACCCCTTACGCGCCGATGCGCTCGCCGTTACAAGCAGCCTTGCTGATGCAAGCTTATCCTTACAACTCCTTTCCGGCGACCGCGCCAGCACGGTCAACCAGGTAGCCGATGAACTGAATATCTCGCAATGCCAAGCCACTCTTTCGCCCATCGATAAAACAAAAGTAATCCAACAGCATCAACATGACGGCCATAAAGTGCTGATGGTTGGAGATGGGTTAAATGATGCGCCAGCACTAGCATCAGCCACCGTCTCTATGTCGCCTTCCAGCGCGATGGATATTACACAAAATACAGCTGATATTATCTTTCAAGGCGACAGCCTCGTGCCGATCCTCACCGCATGGCAGGTTGCCAAACACGCAACCTTACTCGTGAAGCAAAACTTTGCTCTGGCCGTGATGTATAATCTCATTGCGATCCCACTTGCAGTATTGGGGCATGTCACTCCCTTAATTGCGGCGCTTGCGATGTCTGCTTCCTCGCTCCTCGTCATCGGCAATAGCTTCCGGATAAACTGGGAGGGTAAGTAA